attatcgaaatataaaataaatagttactttttttatattccacatttaaaatatgaatacaattttattttaaaattcggatctgtgaacaaatttattttacaggattatacttttgtaaacattgcaatggttttgaaaaagtatatatattttttagaaatcattaaaaaaaattactcaaaacgtaaatgatgtaaagtttaccacataatttatacattaatgaggttgcCAACTCTATtcagaagatttttttttcaacactgacttagcgcactctgctcactgctgatgcatttgaaaactaattcacgttccaattaagcttcagcattatgcggcattgtgcggcactgagtcgcataattaaactaatttttttatctgtataaaaataatgcattattcaaattataactTCGTAATATATGCTGTGGCTTTAGTGTTAGCGATAAAGCGTAATTACGcgttaatttgaatttgaaccACTACGACACAATCCACAAAGTACAttgaattgaaattaattttttcactcgccttcaatattaaatatctatcaaatagatagaattattacaataatttttaatatttgcatAAAAACTATACTCAGAATGCCTCGTAAAAAAGGACTTTTGACCTGCGCTACTGAagaaattaacattaaaaagatTGAAGGTATGAAAGAAGCAAATGTCCCAAAAGAGACAATAAGTCCtgacctaaataaatataagtttgaGAAGAAACCTCATATCAAAATCGAATTTGAAGAAGAATCTCCCAAGAAAGAGGTAACAAGTATATGGATGTAGCagttattgtttaatattttaaatatattacgttTACTAAAAACTTTACCAGctacaataaaattttttttcaatttattatattatagctttcTGAGGGCTTATGGGAACCTTCTAACTGGCAAGAGTTTCTTGTGAATTTGAGAAACATGAGAGCCAATCATGATGCACCAGTTGATACAATGGGTTGCCATATGTGTATGGATGAAAATGCTTCACCTAAGGTAAAAAATCATCTAACATTTAGTACAATCTTAGATAAATAAACTAAGATAAAGTATCAGATACATCTACTGCTTAAGTGTAATAAGGGCtgaaaaaacattttctatgACATGGcgacaattttataaaagatatttctttacatttaattatatcaaaGGCAGAGTAcatattaatacaactttattAAACCTTAACtatggttttattaaaattaaaaatttaaactgcTGCAATTCTACATAATTTGATGCTAACAACTACCACCAAAAGTGGTAGTACATTACACATGTGTGTGAATATGActgtcaaattattttaatatttctgtaaTTGTAGGAAATAAGATATCAGTCATTAATATCTTTAATGCTTTCGAGTCAAACTAAGGACCAAGTAACATTTGCTGCTATGGAGCGTCTCAAGCAGAGAGGCCTGACTGTTGACAACATCTTAGCAATGAGTGATGAAGAATTAGGAACACTTATTTATCCTGTTGGCTTTTGGAAGGTAATAATGTAAATCcataatatagaataaattttttacaaatactaCATTGTAtgtttctaattaatttttagtaaaatatatattttttaacagacGAAAGTAAAGTACATAAAAAAGACAACACAAACTTTGAAAGAGCAGTACAACAGTGACATTCCTGATTCAGCGGAAAAATTGTGTAAGCTCACTGGTGTTGGACCAAAAATGGCTCACATTTGTATGAAGGTTGCTTGGAATAAAGTCACAGGAATtggtaaaaactttttgttttgatatttataaaaattttatcattCAACAGAAATTTTACAACCTGATTCAGTAGCCAGCCTTACTTCCTACTTTTCTTTTAGCCATGGGTGTTAAGGATGTGTGGCATTGACTAAGTACTTGTTTGCATAGTTACAAGtatttatgatataattaGCTAGatttctgtaaaataattactatattttatatgcatttataCTGTATAATACCAAGTATtctctttaaatttttaatgaattttagcccaacattttctatatttagTTAAGTCATATATCTCCTTAACAATGCATATAATCTTTTGACAGAGCTGTGGATATATGAAACAGTTATctgaatgaaaaatgaacTTTATCTATTTCTTGGAGAAAGAAGAAGCGAAGAAGCGTGCCTCTGGCTTCTCTGGTTCATGGCAACTCCACagacaaaataatgaaatcaaataaattaacctTACTGGTTGTGTTGGTTTTCAGGTGTGGATACACATGTACATAGGATAAGTAATAGAATAGGATGGGTCAAGAACCCAACAGCTACACCTGAAGACACAAGAAAAGCTCTACAATCCTGGTTACCATTTGAACTGTGGAGTGAAGTAAATCATTTAATGGTGGGCTTTGGACAGACAATATGCTTACCCATTGGTCCTAACTGTGatgaatgtttaaataaagacATATGCCCATCaagacttattaaaaaatctccTAAAAAGACTCCAgctaaaaaaattgaagagAAAGACAATGAGAAGCCATTGTCTACAGGAAAGACTCCAAGAAAATCTCCTAAAATACTTCCTAaactaaaaatagaaaagtccccaataaacttaaatgtgaaaagtcctAAATCACCAACATTACATACTACCAAAGAATTTACAAAATCGCCAACAAAAAGAAAAGCTGTAAAGAATCTCAAAGAAGATTTAGAAGAATGTACAAGCAAGAactcaataaaacaaaagaaagatAACCACAATAAACAGGAATCAAAAATAAAGGCCAGAAAATCACCTAGACTAAAAACTACTGGTATTAACCACACTGcttaaagtttaataaaaattaggtaACTGTATAAGAGACACtcattttattgaataaaggTTGGTCTTGTCGAATGTAAAGATGATgtctcatattattttaaattataccttAATTGGTAAAATggcaaatttttatttataaaagagcTGTTGACACATTCtgaatattaacataattgtAAAATGGGCTGGAATCCTGTaacttaaatgtaataattattacaatttgtaCCAATCATCAATATCACATTATAATCAtgaatataatgaaaacacaatacctttataaataaatttaatgttttttcctatgatttttcttttttgatttaTCCTTTCTTTGTTCATTCTTTGCTTTTTTCTTTTGAGACTTCTTATTTTGTACCCTGTCtagtttatttttcatttgaaaAACTTTGCTCTTCTGCAATTTTTTTGTAGCTTGTTTCTTTAGTAGTTGTTTAACTtctttctttgtttttaattctttcTCATCTTCTGATTCCACAGATTCATTTTCCACGTCTGACCCCATACCTGGAACTTTATTAagagtatttttttccttGTTAACATTTacatctttttcttttttaactcTTGGCCTATTTTCACCAATAACAATATCTTTCTTTTGTAGTGTATCTGATGAAAGTTCCACAATTTTAACATTAACATCGTCATCTTCATACTCTTCTTGAAGTATTTGCTCTAAATCAGGAATTGGCCGTGAAGATACAACAAGTTTCTTATATGATTCtttattctaaaaaataaccataaataattatccttaaagcaataaaataaataaaactattccTCTTCTTACAAATTACATACCTCTTGCttaattctttttatttcttcttttagtaaacgCTGTATTTCTTCTTGGGCTTTCTTTTTGCGTTCTAATTTCCTTTTACGAAAACCACACAAAAAGTCCCTGAAAAAACAAGATTAACAATAACTGAAAAAcggtaaattattaaaaaaatactttctgaatatattatatatgtgaaTATTACTTTCTTTTGCCCTCATCGAAGACAACActaattttcttctttttttcagAAGTCTTATTTCGGTTTTTACccattttttacaaattaaaacctATTTTACGCAGAAATAATGTGTCATTCAAAGGCAAAACCACTAACAAcacatgtatttttaatttgtactcCATCAGAAATCTAACCTAAATACGTCAGTTGTCAGATGTCAATATCAGCTGATATCATAGTGATgtatgtaaaaagaaaaaccgAATCGGAATTAAGACTGAGAATTCATAAACAAAACCACTTTTGTAAATAAGAGGTGAGACTTAAGTATGAATCTAAAAATTCTAATACGGATAATGTACTCAAACTCTAAATCTTTTCctttatatactataatattgaattaaataaatatttgtaaaaactattgtaaaatattttaccacGTCTAGTTAGGTACTTTCAAAGATATAGACATGCTATTAAACATTCATTAGCTAAAAGCTAAGCATGTAAAGTACGTTTATAACAAAAGCCATTCATTTTTAAGGTTTGTTTCCTAGAGATAGTGTAAATGAGCTCACGTACAACAACATGAGTTTcgatttttatcattaaatttgtatgcgACGGTTTTTATAGAgagattattatatataaaaccgttcaaaaaaaaagtttgttcaGAGGGATTGGTTAAATCAACATACAAATGATAATTggaaatattactttttaatttaaacatttcagtAAGCTCAAGTAATGTCATAGAATAATACTATATTGATCTGCTTTCAGCAATGCATTCTTTAATTAGGTGGAGCTAATCActagtgaaaatatattttcctctTTCTTATTTATTCTGCTAGTTGTTATTTGATAATACAACTCgcagaataaatataagcaataGATTATTTGactatttaaacttaaaaaatttatctagATTCCTGTGACGTAAAGAAATACCGATTTTTGGCACTCTACCAATATTTGTTTGGAACTCTTTCATTTGATTGGTAGAAACGtctgataattatttttatttcaccgATTCTGCGCCAATCAGCGCCCAAGTGCACAATAAAGTCGGACTCATCAGCATCATGGCTGTCAGTATATATTTGAAACTTGAACGATGCGCTTCCTTTCGTCAcgttggttttttttatttgtgcaTTTTGACGAAAATGATTTCGCGTGCGattttaagtgttttaaattatgGAATGGATTGGATGCAGTGACGTGAAATCGTGATATTTGGAAAAGGTAGGTACTGATAAGTACAACcgtataattataaagaaagtgaatgaaatattgattttacaatataaaattgcCCCGATTTTTTTGCACCTTTTCGTCCGCCTCGATAAACAATTACAAGGTCGTACGAAAGGGTAGATATACTAACATGAAATATAAGGAATCGTAGAAAGAGTGATCAGTGAATGCCGTGTTAATGCTAAGTGACCAGCCATATGTTAACATGCGCGGAAGGCTCGTATCACGTTACCGTTACAGTTTTATTGCGTTTTTCTGTTCTAAATCTAgaacattaaaaacatattatgtttttaatatcctAAATAACGGTATATCTTTATGATGTTGTTGAATCAATAGACGTGCTGCGTGATATATATTTGTGGGATTAACAGAAATCGATTTACGACTTGATATAATATTGAAGTAGACTCATTGCGTATTGTATAAACCCGTGTATCATGAACACAATCCGGTAGAAGAGCATTtttcaaattgttttaaattattacatacgGTATATAGACTGTATATCTACATATTCAATGAATCTAACATATCACAGATTCATAGATGTACCCTGTATGTACTCTTTTATAAGAGAccaatcaatattttcaatcgaattgtattaaaatgctatatatagaaattgtataactatttatagaacaatattgttaaatttgtacctatttaaagtacatattaataatattatatatccttctatacatttattattagcaatactctgattttaaaattaatattttataataatataattgtgtaTGCATAAGGTTTGGTTTAGCacattctattattataaaagagcTAGTTAAAGCAGGTTAACTTTATTATGCCAGGTTCAATAAATAGACAGAGAAATACAAACTTCATATGAAgtgaaaaaaagttataaatattttttttatcataatatatgcCAATGCTCAACTGTGTTTAGATTGCACCTAGCATtagcaatttttattttgatacaatacaacacacacacacacacactctaTTACACTTTCAttgataaaactaaaataaaatatattagcaATAAGTAGTAgttatatcttttatttccACAAAAATACCCATTAGTGTTATCTACTGAATCTAATACCTAGCCTATTAGGATAATTGCAGTAATAAAAGGGGTCAACGGGATCAAATGCGATGATGCTTACTGAatcataaaaagttttattatttagcatTCATGATGcaggtttatttttaaccagCCGTGGAAGTAATGTTCATGTGTGCATTTATATTTTGGgaaaaaagaatatatatagtatacatatatacttagGTTTGGATCTGTTAATTTCTGATAACATTCAgttatttgttagttttatCTACACATATTTGCTTATCTCTGAACGAAAACTTTGCTAAGAGTGTGAAAGTAatgtgaaaataattaatgaatgtTTTGATTGAATACTTATggtgtacaaaaatataacctggggcatttaacatttgtttatttgcaTGCCTGTTCACTGTGTGTGCAATGCAAGTGCAGAAAATGGCatcccaaaaaaaaacaaggtaataaataatttagtagtAAAACATAGCATCTTCAAAGCACTTATAAAACAAGTTATTTAGATGaaagtttttaaacaaacacaTACAATACACGAGATGAGAATCGCATCGATAAAAAGAAAGTATGTCAATCGTTTTAGCGGATTACACGACTTCTGTACTTtgtgtaaaatatgtaaacatGATCGGAATACGACTAAGTTGATCGACTAGTCCTCTATCTTCTCTAAAACTGAAATCCTTTGACTTAAAGTCTTTCGAGATCAGAGTGTACAgcttttaaaaggccggtaacgaaCTCGCGAGCCTTCGTTAGTGTGTGTCCATAGGGGGTTGCTTACAAAAACCGCTACTCGCTTACGCATCTAtaggaaataataaatgtaatttatttgacagCTTCGAGTAGCAGCAATCTGTCAGCTTAATTAATGTCCGGACTCCggtgttattattattctacgATTTCGTTGTTGTtagcataataattaatggttaatttaatttagaggttaatattgttattttagtattataaGTGAAGTCGTTTATAAATCCTGAATTATAAGATAtatcgaaatatttttaattaatatttttgcagTAACTACGCAACATTCTGTATTGAGACAAAAATTACCTATTTATGAATCGAACCCGTCGAAATTacataaactaatattttgatagtaggtaggtactaatatgtaattattctgcactgaaatatgtataataatgtaattatcattattgaaataaattaaaaaatatttttaattatttttctagaaaCATCTATACAGCAACAAGTTCACAGGCCAAAATGACATCAAGGTATGTATCCGCTAATTAGGGTAAGATTTAGTATAGACTTGGCGCGAACTCACTCTAGTATggtacgttttattttaaactttttatgtCAAACTTCAATCATTTCGCTTCAC
Above is a genomic segment from Pieris napi chromosome 7, ilPieNapi1.2, whole genome shotgun sequence containing:
- the LOC125051282 gene encoding endonuclease III-like protein 1 isoform X1 — protein: MPRKKGLLTCATEEINIKKIEGMKEANVPKETISPDLNKYKFEKKPHIKIEFEEESPKKELSEGLWEPSNWQEFLVNLRNMRANHDAPVDTMGCHMCMDENASPKEIRYQSLISLMLSSQTKDQVTFAAMERLKQRGLTVDNILAMSDEELGTLIYPVGFWKTKVKYIKKTTQTLKEQYNSDIPDSAEKLCKLTGVGPKMAHICMKVAWNKVTGIGVDTHVHRISNRIGWVKNPTATPEDTRKALQSWLPFELWSEVNHLMVGFGQTICLPIGPNCDECLNKDICPSRLIKKSPKKTPAKKIEEKDNEKPLSTGKTPRKSPKILPKLKIEKSPINLNVKSPKSPTLHTTKEFTKSPTKRKAVKNLKEDLEECTSKNSIKQKKDNHNKQESKIKARKSPRLKTTGINHTA
- the LOC125051282 gene encoding endonuclease III-like protein 1 isoform X2, coding for MRANHDAPVDTMGCHMCMDENASPKEIRYQSLISLMLSSQTKDQVTFAAMERLKQRGLTVDNILAMSDEELGTLIYPVGFWKTKVKYIKKTTQTLKEQYNSDIPDSAEKLCKLTGVGPKMAHICMKVAWNKVTGIGVDTHVHRISNRIGWVKNPTATPEDTRKALQSWLPFELWSEVNHLMVGFGQTICLPIGPNCDECLNKDICPSRLIKKSPKKTPAKKIEEKDNEKPLSTGKTPRKSPKILPKLKIEKSPINLNVKSPKSPTLHTTKEFTKSPTKRKAVKNLKEDLEECTSKNSIKQKKDNHNKQESKIKARKSPRLKTTGINHTA
- the LOC125051284 gene encoding nucleolar protein 12, whose protein sequence is MGKNRNKTSEKKKKISVVFDEGKRKDFLCGFRKRKLERKKKAQEEIQRLLKEEIKRIKQENKESYKKLVVSSRPIPDLEQILQEEYEDDDVNVKIVELSSDTLQKKDIVIGENRPRVKKEKDVNVNKEKNTLNKVPGMGSDVENESVESEDEKELKTKKEVKQLLKKQATKKLQKSKVFQMKNKLDRVQNKKSQKKKAKNEQRKDKSKKKNHRKKH